One Onychostoma macrolepis isolate SWU-2019 chromosome 15, ASM1243209v1, whole genome shotgun sequence DNA segment encodes these proteins:
- the LOC131520397 gene encoding testis-expressed protein 26-like isoform X2 — translation MANYDVNRRWEPYETSHKRDFIYRPISSIPTLRPKTSGNIYRNSYTLDDPVGSTAYNEDFCWKPVSKTACIRSATASGNRRNNPHPSQAFIVWRHSADQMKCFSGRSPLQHPLTEKEIQKALSAQYRSTYRTDFLGLPQAFNRSHAVHNYTQTEMRHNYCPPKLKLELLGNNSRYGCNKLHGVAARGIVPTVIHSHINNLENSKLETTYNKHFGEKKDVKALHITSHSADGYKVKKKNGLLVQTPSTLERMSAWPGPL, via the exons ATGGCAAATTATG ATGTTAACAGAAGATGGGAACCATATGAGACCTCTCATAAAAGAGATTTCATCTATAGACCCATCTCATCTATTCCAACTCTAAG GCCAAAAACATCTGGCAATATCTATAGAAATTCATACACACTGGATGATCCGGTGGGATCAACTGCATACAATGAAGATTTCTGCTGGAAGCCTGTGTCAAAGACTGCTTGCATAAGGTCTGCCACAGCATCAGGAAACCGAAGAAACAATCCACACCCAAGCCAG GCATTCATTGTATGGAGGCATTCTGCAGatcaaatgaaatgttttagtgGTAGATCCCCTCTTCAGCACCCTTTGACTGAGAAGGAAATCCAAAAGGCTCTGAGTGCCCAGTACAGGTCGACCTACAGGACTGACTTTCTTGGATTGCCTCAAG CTTTTAACCGTAGCCATGCTGTCCACAACTATACCCAGACTGAAATGAGACACAACTACTGCCCACCCAAACTGAAACTTGAGCTTCTGGGGAACAACTCTCGCTATGGGTGCAATAAGCTGCATGGTGTAGCAGCGAGGGGTATTG TTCCTACAGTGATTCACAGTCACATCAATAACCTGGAAAACAGCAAACTGGAGACCACCTACAATAAACATTTTGGAG AAAAGAAGGATGTGAAAGCATTGCACATAACCAGCCACTCTGCCGATGGATATAAGGTGAAGAAGAAGAATGGTTTATTGGTGCAAACCCCTTCCACACTGGAAAGGATGTCAGCTTGGCCTGGACCTTTATAA
- the LOC131520397 gene encoding testis-expressed protein 26-like isoform X1, protein MANYDVNRRWEPYETSHKRDFIYRPISSIPTLRPKTSGNIYRNSYTLDDPVGSTAYNEDFCWKPVSKTACIRSATASGNRRNNPHPSQAFIVWRHSADQMKCFSGRSPLQHPLTEKEIQKALSAQYRSTYRTDFLGLPQGMMKNHAIFTAFNRSHAVHNYTQTEMRHNYCPPKLKLELLGNNSRYGCNKLHGVAARGIVPTVIHSHINNLENSKLETTYNKHFGEKKDVKALHITSHSADGYKVKKKNGLLVQTPSTLERMSAWPGPL, encoded by the exons ATGGCAAATTATG ATGTTAACAGAAGATGGGAACCATATGAGACCTCTCATAAAAGAGATTTCATCTATAGACCCATCTCATCTATTCCAACTCTAAG GCCAAAAACATCTGGCAATATCTATAGAAATTCATACACACTGGATGATCCGGTGGGATCAACTGCATACAATGAAGATTTCTGCTGGAAGCCTGTGTCAAAGACTGCTTGCATAAGGTCTGCCACAGCATCAGGAAACCGAAGAAACAATCCACACCCAAGCCAG GCATTCATTGTATGGAGGCATTCTGCAGatcaaatgaaatgttttagtgGTAGATCCCCTCTTCAGCACCCTTTGACTGAGAAGGAAATCCAAAAGGCTCTGAGTGCCCAGTACAGGTCGACCTACAGGACTGACTTTCTTGGATTGCCTCAAG GAATGATGAAAAACCATGCGATCTTTACAGCTTTTAACCGTAGCCATGCTGTCCACAACTATACCCAGACTGAAATGAGACACAACTACTGCCCACCCAAACTGAAACTTGAGCTTCTGGGGAACAACTCTCGCTATGGGTGCAATAAGCTGCATGGTGTAGCAGCGAGGGGTATTG TTCCTACAGTGATTCACAGTCACATCAATAACCTGGAAAACAGCAAACTGGAGACCACCTACAATAAACATTTTGGAG AAAAGAAGGATGTGAAAGCATTGCACATAACCAGCCACTCTGCCGATGGATATAAGGTGAAGAAGAAGAATGGTTTATTGGTGCAAACCCCTTCCACACTGGAAAGGATGTCAGCTTGGCCTGGACCTTTATAA
- the wdr95 gene encoding LOW QUALITY PROTEIN: WD repeat-containing protein 64 (The sequence of the model RefSeq protein was modified relative to this genomic sequence to represent the inferred CDS: inserted 2 bases in 1 codon) produces MPLGRKIRASSAGAQLETHNKPSISTEFGPVHGAAGQKRGAGYRQQTDRVLHSSGSVFSYLDSREDRSQQLPDWLERXFLRQEPKRHSLTLGDVAKLSMRQRYRADPAGTLYELKIEQMVSIHDLKHIKLAYDEFAKAGIYMLDYEEFQSVVKKCPGLKSVKDSQIQQLFMKIDYTGDGRIEWHEFCTYIYLENKEKEETVRRSKMAAFILPAIVKPLNRGEPVLRIHFPPNGTVVTLREDGVVRFWTPRLYLKNKKNVFPDRSIGRKPKWATDFVPMPEYNKLIIGTGSREIQFYELSTLEPCCQLSVLETVPLNLDYCSTGPDECIIVYGDTQGCVNILLMKSVREKLRLWKRLPQVDNVPNISIDHAVQSPEITFIRWKFHQDWVSKVKYFQSIPAIVSSSMHEDSALVIGSIHPSTYMQEQMREKIEACGEGKSTKVTQRATSNQTIFTVPKGVTTFDFCKNRNLLVTGGMDKLLRMWMPYVPRKPTGILKGHAAPVSYLCIASEDGHIFSVSTDNTAKIWHIKDQTCLFTAHPKASQIQGELSACLYSSAVKGLYIASDSLALLSLQTKPQPKGNQIVSHKEPVLCCGYSEEFRQVVSCSEGSVVKVWDVETGAQVFEYGCAHGESAITCMAFDPSGRRLVTGGRDGCLKMWNFNNGQCVKILSRDGRCAEICDCSYLTLHRNAFVISVGWGRRIDIYLDSKEETQFNQRPKPSWQDDVRNGHKEDILCIAHCTPHLLATGSYDGEIIVWNVVSGRIQCRFQTPPSQQSSVPNTGVLSLVFLKTRAFVPELSSSAWLVSSGSQGNVNFWSVLNGGKFITSFQASQLQQQILKLALTRDDSMLFTADHVGFIYVYNVKQYALGPEQNPPEKVNFWRAHISSITSLKIFDKDQFLLTSSLDCSVRLWSIHGEFIGTFGQEESWSISTPSSWKHPAVPYEILIDPLSMPSHPILDTEINVSDVSDSEKTENVNSELDVLIEETDPPSILNDKDIEDGTNNSWSLSDPGRRQRHAILKHGNRTSLKDYNTLKDSDLIVTPTTCKRPDLSLRNIDSFVSNDAEE; encoded by the exons ATGCCGCTAGGCAGGAAAATTCGGGCCTCATCTGCTGGAGCCCAACTTGAGACCCATAACAAGCCCAG CATTTCAACAGAGTTTGGACCAGTGCATGGAGCTGCTGGACAGAAGCGGGGCGCAGGGTACAGACAGCAGACAGACAGGGTGCTTCATTCTAGCGGGTCTGTCTTCAGTTATTTAGACTCAAGAGAGGATAGGAGCCAACAGCTTCCCGATTGGCTGGAGAG GTTTTTGAGGCAAGAACCCAAACGGCACTCTCTTACCCTGGGAGATGTTGCTAAACTCAGCATGCGACAACGCTACAGAGCAGATCCTGCCGGTACCCTCTATGAGCTCAAG ATTGAGCAGATGGTGTCCATTCATGATCTAAAGCACATTAAACTGGCTTATGAT GAGTTTGCAAAGGCTGGCATCTATATGCTGGATTATGAAGAATTCCAGTCTGTTGTGAAAAAATGCCCAGGATTGAAATCAGTT AAAGATTCTCAAATTCAGCAGCTATTCATGAAGATCGATTACACTGGCGATGGCAGAATCGAGTGG CATGAGTTCTGCACATACATCTACCTGGAGAACAAAGAGAAGGAAGAGACTGTGCGTCGCAGTAAGATGGCAGCCTTCATATTACCAGCTATCGTCAAGCCTCTAAACCGCGGGGAGCCCGTTCTGAGAATCCACTTCCCTCCTAATGGCACCGTTGTGACTCTTAGAGAAGATGGGGTTGTTCGTTTCTGGACCCCTAGGCTTTATTTGAAGAACAAGAAGAATGTGTTT CCTGACAGATCCATTGGTCGAAAACCAAAATGGGCTACTGATTTTGTGCCAATGCCAGAGTATAATAAACTGATAATTGGAACAGG ATCCAGAGAGATTCAGTTTTATGAGCTTTCCACTTTGGAGCCTTGCTGTCAGTTGAGTGTACTAGAAACTGTGCCTTTAAACCTGGATTACTG CTCTACTGGCCCAGATGAATGTATCATTGTATATGGTGATACTCAA GGCTGTGTGAACATCCTACTAATGAAATCGGTCAGGGAGAAACTGAG ATTATGGAAAAGATTGCCGCAGGTTGACAACGTGCCAAACATAAGCATTGACCATGCAGTTCAATCTCCAGAAATAACATTTATCAGATGGAAATTCCACCAAGACTGGGTGTCAAAG GTGAAATATTTTCAAAGCATACCTGCTATTGTATCCTCATCAATGCATGAAGACTCTGCCCTTGTTATag GAAGCATTCATCCATCAACCTACATGCAAGAGCAGATGAGAGAGAAGATAGAAGCGTGCGGAGAGGGAAAATCTACAAAAGTCACACAGAGGGCAACCAGCAATCAAACAATCTTCACCGTTCCTAAAGGAGTCACGACCTTTGACTTCTGTAAGAATCGAAATCTTTTGGTCACAGGTGGAATGGACAAGCTGTTGCGCATGTGGATGCCATACGTCCCTAG AAAACCAACCGGGATTTTGAAAGGTCACGCAGCCCCTGTTTCCTACCTCTGTATCGCCTCAGAAGATGGGCACATTTTCTCAGTCTCCACAGACAACACCGCTAAG atATGGCATATTAAGGATCAGACATGTCTGTTTACTGCACATCCAAAAGCAAGTCAGATCCAGGGAGAATTATCTGCATGCCTCTACTCTTCAGCTGTGAAGGGGCTTTACATTGCCTCAGATTCCCTCGCCTTACTATCCCTTCAGACAAA ACCACAGCCTAAAGGCAATCAGATTGTGTCCCATAAAGAGCCAGTGTTGTGCTGCGGATACAGTGAGGAGTTTAGGCAGGTGGTGAGCTGCTCTGAGGGCTCG GTTGTCAAAGTCTGGGATGTGGAAACTGGAGCTCAAGTGTTTGAGTATGGATGTGCTCACGGAGAATCTGCAATTACCTGCATGGCATTTGACCCTAGCGGAAGGAG GCTAGTGACCGGTGGAAGAGACGGCTGCCTTAAGATGTGGAACTTCAACAATGGCCAGTGTGTGAAGATACTCAGCAGAG ATGGAAGATGTGCTGAGATTTGTGACTGCTCCTATCTGACACTGCACAGGAACGC ATTTGTGATTTCTGTCGGTTGGGGCCGCAGGATTGACATTTACTTG GACTCCAAAGAGGAAACTCAGTTCAATCAGAGACCAAAACCTTCCTGGCAGGATGATGTG AGGAATGGGCACAAAGAAGATATCCTGTGCATTGCTCACTGCACACCTCATCTCCTGGCCACTGGCAGCTACGATGGAGAGATCATTGTATGGAATGTGGTGTCTGGACGCATACAGTGTCGCTTCCAGACCCCTCCGTCTCAACAGAGCAGCG TTCCAAACACAGGTGTGCTGAGCCTCGTTTTCCTAAAGACACGGGCGTTTGTTCCTGAATTGTCCTCTTCTGCTTGGCTTGTATCCTCAGGGTCTCAAG GTAATGTTAATTTCTGGAGTGTTCTGAACGGCGGGAAGTTCATCACATCTTTTCAGGCT TCTCAACTTCAGCAGCAGATTCTGAAACTGGCTTTAACGCGGGATGACAGCATGCTTTTTACAGCCGATCATGTCGGCTTTATCTATGTTTACAATGTCAAGCAATATGCCCTGGGACCCGAACAAAACCCTCCTGAAA AGGTGAACTTCTGGCGTGCGCATATCAGCAGCATCACTAG CTTGAAGATATTTGACAAGGACCAGTTTTTGCTCACCTCCTCATTGGACTGCTCAGTTCGGCTGTGGAGTATCCATGGGGAATTTATAG GTACATTTGGACAAGAAGAAAGTTGGAGCATCAGCACACCATCTTCCTGGAAGCACCCTGCTGTTCCCTACGAGATTCTCATAGATCCCTTAAGTATGCCGTCTCATCCCATACTGGATACAGAAATCAATGTGTCAGATGTCTCGGACTCTGAAAAAACTGAAAACGTAAACAGTGAG TTGGATGTCCTCATCGAGGAGACTGACCCTCCATCAATCCTCAACGATAAAGATATCGAAGATGGAACAAACAACTCCTGGTCTCTGTCTGATCCTGGCAGAAG GCAACGCCATGCAATACTAAAACACGGCAATAGAACGAGTCTCAAGGACTACAACACTTTGAAGGACTCGGACCTTATAGTTACCCCAACAACATGTAAAAGACCAGATCTGTCCCTCAGAAATATCGATTCATTCGTATCCAACGATGCAGAAGAGTAG